GTCACGTTAACGGTCCCAGCTGAGTATTCAGGTACTGGCAAAGCATTGTCTACTGATGTGATTATTTACACAGGGAAAGTGGCTAAGCCAACTACTTGGAACGAATTTGATACAGCTATTAGGGATCGCGATGTCACTGTTATTGACGTACAAAATTCTTTAAAAAATACAAGTAATGTAGGTAATGTTTCATTAGCTAATGCCAGAAAAGATTTTGTGTTACTTGGTAATGGTTATTCTATTGATTTTTTATTTGCTAGTTATGCTTGGAGAAATTTTAGAGGTCAAAGACTAAACGGAGCTTTGGTGACACCACATGCGATACTTGACAATTTAGATTTTTATGGCACTAATTATTACGGGCCTGTTTCTATGTTTGATACGACAAATTATGGAACATCGATTACATATCGTAATGTTTCGTATATTGGATCTCAAGTAACGGCAGCTTTTCAGGCTACTATAACGTTTGAAGGGAAAAATAGTGTATATACTAAAACAGGTAGCTATACTTCTTTTGATGGAAGTTTTGTTCGTTTATCTCAAGATAATCAAGCTGGTATTGAAGCTCATACCTTACGCTTTTCTGATGGCTCAGAAAATACATTTACTACTGATAATGGCGATGCTGTTATTTTAGGTAGTTGGTATTCTGATCAAGAACCTGTGAGAAGTATTCAACCATCTATGGTTATTGGAAAAAATGCTAAAGTGACGTTGAAAACATTAGGGAATATCGGTGAAAATAATGACTATTATGTTTCCAATAGAGATCCTAATTTATATTCTGTGATTAATATTAATAGAAATGGTCGGATAGATGTTGGTGAAAATTCAACATTAGTGGCAGAAACGGCTGAAGGAACGACTAGGGTACCGGTAAGATTGGGGTATTATGACAATTCCTATACCAGAGATTGGATTACGAGTGTTAATTTATCAAAAAATAGTCAATTTAATGTGAATATAAATGGACCTATTGCTAAGAGGCAAAATGGTACAGAAGAATATGCTGGTTTTATGTTAAAACAAAATTCTCAAATCAATGTTGGTGAAAATGCTAAACTAAATGTATCTGCTAGAAATATGACTACTGGAGCTCCTGTAATATCAATGGGAGTTAATTCAAAAATTAACGTAGCAGAATCAGGTAGTATGTTAATTAACAAAGATGGCGGTAGAGGGAACATCTTAAACTTAGGTGCCGATTCATTGTTTAATGTATCTGATGAAGGAAATGTAAAATTTGTTTCAGATGGTGAAGGAACCTCGACGGATTCCGTGATATACGGTGCTAATAAATCTACCTTTATTATTGGTGAACGTGGTCTCTTTACTTCCCAAATAAAAAACGGTTCTGGTACAAGAACCATGTTAGATTTTGCTTCAGGGGCGAATTTCAAATTTGCCAATGCTCGACGAATTGATTTAGATGTCCGCGGCAATGCTAATGCTTCTCTAATTGGTATGGCCACTGGTGACTTTTTAGCAGATATTCAAGCCGTAAAAGCTTGGACAAAAGAGGATGCGAGTCAATCAGATGATGATCCATCGTATGATTGGAGCCCAATGTATGGGGTAGATGTTCGCTATAACGGTAGTTCTCCTAGTAAAATTACTGCTAACAGTCTCACTTATAAAATGCGTGATGATTTTATCAAAAATTACAATACACAAAATATGTCACGTGTATTATTTGATTATATCCCAGATGTGCACATAGGACTTGATGAGCTCAGTGATAATCCTAAATTATCAAGTAGTCAAGTCTTTAAAGGTGTCATCAACAATGGCTCAAGTGTGGCCTTTTATAAAGTGGTTGATGAAAACGATCCAAGCAAGGACATTTTATTACCGAACGCAACCATTCCGTCTCCAGTAGAAGGAGAAGATAAAAAATATCATGTTATTGCAGGTAATGATGGGACCTATGAATTTCCTGTTCCAGAGACGACAAAATTAGTCGCAGGGGATAAAATTAAGGCTTATGGGTTCTTAAATGCCAAAGATGATTATGTCATCAATACGGTTCAAGATAAGACACCGCCAACAGCGGAAGGCGCTCACTATTATTTACCTGTTCATGGGGAAACACCAGATCCAAGTGTGTTAGTGACTAATGTCTCAGATACAAATCCTAATAATACACACTATACTTATCAATATAATGAAGCTAATCCAAAAGAAACGATTGATGCGTATATGAGTGAAATAGGAGACCACAAAGTCAAGGTTGATGTATCGGATGAAGCAGGTAATACAGCAACGATTGATACCACCCTTTCTGTGGTTGAGTCAAGTACTTATGTTTCTGGAGATGAGTTATCTATTTCATTTAAGGATTTACGTAATATGTCTGAAAAACAAATGAACGAGTACATCTTATCTAAAGGAAATATATCTGCGTATAAATTGTTAAATGGTAAAAAAATTGATTTAAGTCAAGTTGTTTCTGTTAAAGATTTGGGTGGTTTAGCTGATATTGAACAGATCAAATCAACCCCTTATACTATTTCTTTAGTTGTTTCAGCAAAAGATGCCGGTGAAGGAGTTAGTGATGATATCACTGGTACTATGACGGTAAAAGTAACCGATATTGATGCTGTTTTAACCATCAGTTTCATCAATGAAGCAGGAAAAGTGTTAGATGATTATACCACGACAGTTAAAGCGCTAGTTGGTGATACACTTGATTTAACTAAAGACACACATATCAAGACCCAACAAGAGTTACTTAAATCAAATGGGTACTTACTTGGTCGTGGTCCAGATCAAGAAACTGCCTTCAAGGTAACAGATACGGAAATGACCCTTGTGTATTATGTAGAAGGGACTGTGATGATTCAATCGGTTCCAACGGTCTTAGATTTTGGAACAGTCAATTACATTGCGCGTCCTAATCGGGTTGAAAAACCAACCTATGATAAACCATTAGTTGTTAGTGACACACGAGCCAATGCGACAGATGGATGGATTATGTATGCCCAAATGAGCTCGCCACTTCAAACCACCGATGGAAAAGTATTAGAAGATGTTATTCATTATGTGTCTAATGGAAAAGATACTGTGTTATCTGAAAATTCCCAAGCTATTTTTAGTGATAAAGAAAACAAAGCAGGCATTTATGACATTAGTAATGGTTGGGGAGATAAGCCAAAATCTGATGGGATTAAATTAGAGTTAGGATCTTCAGGTGATATTCATACTGGTAGTTATACTGGCGAAATTACTTGGAAGATTATGGAAGGTCAACCTTAAATAAGTACATATAAAATACCCTAAATATTTTTGGGGTATTTTTTTATAGTCATTTTTTAATCTAAAGTATGATGATTAAAATAAATTGAATGTTTCTGGATTAAACTATGAAAATTTAATGAATTTTATAATAAAGGGTGATAAAATGGGAGGTAAGACAATCAATGTAAAGGGAGTGAGAAAGTGACCTTTTTTAAGAGAGCCTTGTTGAGCATCCAAAGACGAAAAGGAAAGTCATTGATATTATTTTTGGTTATATTTATTTTAGGTAATTTAATGGCAGGGGCTATTGCGATTCAGCAGGCAACAAAGGGTGTTGAAACGAAGATAAAAACACAATTAGGTGCAAATGCGACTGTATCATTTAATCAAGACAAGTTGCAAGATCTAGATGACTCATCTAGTCAAACGCTAGACATGAAAGAACCAACAGCTAAAGTCTATCAAGAAATAGGAGCATTAAAGCAAGTAAAGTTTTATGATTACTCCATTATAGATATGATGCAAACAAAGAAAATAAAAAATGTTGAACCATCTGATGGAAGTTACAGTCGCAGTTACAATGGCTTATATTATTTTGATATTAAAGGGGCAAGTAGACCTGAGTTGATTGATGAACAATCAAAGAAAATAAGGTTAGTTGATGGTAGAAATTTTAATGAAGAGGACATAAAAAAAGGATCATCTGTTGCTATTATATCAAGTAAAGTAGCTAAAGAGAATAATCTTCATGTGGGAGATAAAGCTGTTTTTGATCGCACAATTGAACAGTATAATCAAGGTGGTTCTGATGATAGCAATGACGTTGAAACAAAATCTAAAGATTATCCTGTTGAAATTATTGGGTTATTTGATGTAAAAGAAGTAGAAGCAAAAAAATCAACTGGTAATTCACAAAAAGATAGTGAAAAGCAAATGAACCAAACAATTGATTTATATGATAAATTAAACACTATTTATTTACCAAATCATTACATTGAAAAAACACAAGCTGAAATGCTAGAATTTACATACGATAATTTTCCAGATAATTTTTTAGATGAAAATGAAAAAGTAATGGATAAAGAGACAGTATTAAAAGAATTTTCTTATAAAAATATTGTGGCAACCTATGT
This genomic stretch from Vagococcus sp. CY52-2 harbors:
- a CDS encoding pectate lyase-like adhesive domain-containing protein encodes the protein MRKKVWLLCSFLLFFLVMISGRLVEAESSVNVSSSLRQNQVVSNKKQFGGLQNLKQFSLDKQGNGIVAYNFGKSMEEIKALNGDEQAAKEMILYESGATGYGLMGDVTDKIEVGDLGDLFSTSFNDLAEHHVTLTVPAEYSGTGKALSTDVIIYTGKVAKPTTWNEFDTAIRDRDVTVIDVQNSLKNTSNVGNVSLANARKDFVLLGNGYSIDFLFASYAWRNFRGQRLNGALVTPHAILDNLDFYGTNYYGPVSMFDTTNYGTSITYRNVSYIGSQVTAAFQATITFEGKNSVYTKTGSYTSFDGSFVRLSQDNQAGIEAHTLRFSDGSENTFTTDNGDAVILGSWYSDQEPVRSIQPSMVIGKNAKVTLKTLGNIGENNDYYVSNRDPNLYSVININRNGRIDVGENSTLVAETAEGTTRVPVRLGYYDNSYTRDWITSVNLSKNSQFNVNINGPIAKRQNGTEEYAGFMLKQNSQINVGENAKLNVSARNMTTGAPVISMGVNSKINVAESGSMLINKDGGRGNILNLGADSLFNVSDEGNVKFVSDGEGTSTDSVIYGANKSTFIIGERGLFTSQIKNGSGTRTMLDFASGANFKFANARRIDLDVRGNANASLIGMATGDFLADIQAVKAWTKEDASQSDDDPSYDWSPMYGVDVRYNGSSPSKITANSLTYKMRDDFIKNYNTQNMSRVLFDYIPDVHIGLDELSDNPKLSSSQVFKGVINNGSSVAFYKVVDENDPSKDILLPNATIPSPVEGEDKKYHVIAGNDGTYEFPVPETTKLVAGDKIKAYGFLNAKDDYVINTVQDKTPPTAEGAHYYLPVHGETPDPSVLVTNVSDTNPNNTHYTYQYNEANPKETIDAYMSEIGDHKVKVDVSDEAGNTATIDTTLSVVESSTYVSGDELSISFKDLRNMSEKQMNEYILSKGNISAYKLLNGKKIDLSQVVSVKDLGGLADIEQIKSTPYTISLVVSAKDAGEGVSDDITGTMTVKVTDIDAVLTISFINEAGKVLDDYTTTVKALVGDTLDLTKDTHIKTQQELLKSNGYLLGRGPDQETAFKVTDTEMTLVYYVEGTVMIQSVPTVLDFGTVNYIARPNRVEKPTYDKPLVVSDTRANATDGWIMYAQMSSPLQTTDGKVLEDVIHYVSNGKDTVLSENSQAIFSDKENKAGIYDISNGWGDKPKSDGIKLELGSSGDIHTGSYTGEITWKIMEGQP
- a CDS encoding ABC transporter permease → MTFFKRALLSIQRRKGKSLILFLVIFILGNLMAGAIAIQQATKGVETKIKTQLGANATVSFNQDKLQDLDDSSSQTLDMKEPTAKVYQEIGALKQVKFYDYSIIDMMQTKKIKNVEPSDGSYSRSYNGLYYFDIKGASRPELIDEQSKKIRLVDGRNFNEEDIKKGSSVAIISSKVAKENNLHVGDKAVFDRTIEQYNQGGSDDSNDVETKSKDYPVEIIGLFDVKEVEAKKSTGNSQKDSEKQMNQTIDLYDKLNTIYLPNHYIEKTQAEMLEFTYDNFPDNFLDENEKVMDKETVLKEFSYKNIVATYVLNKPEEIEDFRLLGDQILKDNGLDYYKIEASADQFDSIAGPIKGMAKISKIVLMASVLASIFIITLVTILFLRDRKHELGIYLSLGEKRQKIVGQIVVEVVLVALVAMTLSVFSGNLLAKGFSDSLMRTQQNNSIDDNMMMYGSPVADVGITEDDVMRSYEIALTPSYIALFYLIGLIVVLLSTIVPLVYIMRLNPKKMMM